In Candidatus Effluviviaceae Genus V sp., a genomic segment contains:
- a CDS encoding dipeptide epimerase yields the protein MKLTHHVLEVVPRHVFRTARNTSASSEIVVVELASGDLTGLGEAAPSRFYGEDAGTVIDWLEHMRPAVEDCLHESELMALLTSHGGTDHPSARASLEIAAHDMLGRRLGVPLYEYFELDPARTPTTTVSIGLDEPDEMVRKALEVAGFPLLKIKLSSTTGTEVVRRIREETGADVTVDANCGWSREEAVERAAELSEIGVLFIEQPVAADDVEGLAHVRERSGVPVYADESCPTSAELERVSGAVDGIVIKLMKCGGLIEAVRMARTARERGLGTMIGCMLESSLALTAAAHISPLVDYADLDSGFLLREDPFVGMTIDHGTMRLPGGPGLGVTARTGGSYTTGVDRGDDAAS from the coding sequence TTGAAGCTGACCCACCACGTTCTGGAGGTCGTGCCGAGACACGTCTTCAGGACCGCGCGGAACACGAGCGCATCCAGCGAGATCGTCGTCGTCGAGCTTGCGTCGGGAGACCTGACGGGACTCGGCGAGGCCGCTCCCTCGCGCTTCTACGGTGAGGATGCGGGCACCGTCATCGACTGGCTGGAGCACATGCGTCCGGCGGTCGAGGACTGTCTGCACGAATCGGAGCTGATGGCCCTCCTGACGTCGCACGGCGGCACCGACCATCCGTCCGCCCGCGCCTCGCTGGAGATCGCGGCACACGACATGCTGGGCAGGCGTCTCGGCGTTCCACTCTACGAGTACTTCGAGCTCGATCCCGCGCGGACGCCGACCACGACCGTCAGTATCGGCCTCGACGAGCCGGACGAAATGGTCCGGAAGGCCCTCGAGGTCGCGGGGTTCCCACTCCTCAAGATCAAGCTCTCGTCCACGACCGGCACGGAGGTCGTACGGCGCATCCGCGAGGAGACCGGCGCGGACGTCACCGTCGACGCGAACTGCGGTTGGTCGCGCGAGGAGGCCGTCGAGCGCGCCGCGGAGCTCTCCGAGATCGGCGTGCTCTTCATAGAACAGCCGGTGGCGGCCGACGACGTCGAGGGGCTCGCCCATGTGCGGGAGCGCTCCGGTGTGCCTGTCTATGCCGACGAGAGCTGCCCGACGAGCGCCGAGCTGGAGAGAGTGTCGGGTGCCGTCGACGGCATCGTCATTAAGCTGATGAAGTGCGGAGGGCTCATTGAGGCCGTCCGGATGGCCCGTACCGCACGGGAACGCGGTCTGGGAACGATGATCGGATGCATGCTGGAGAGCTCGCTTGCCCTGACGGCGGCCGCCCACATCTCGCCGCTCGTCGACTACGCCGACCTCGACAGCGGGTTCCTACTCAGGGAGGATCCGTTCGTCGGCATGACGATCGACCACGGGACGATGAGATTGCCCGGAGGGCCCGGCCTGGGTGTGACGGCTCGGACGGGCGGATCGTACACGACCGGGGTCGATAGGGGTGACGATGCGGCCTCGTGA
- a CDS encoding 2-oxoacid:acceptor oxidoreductase subunit alpha produces the protein MAGRDVFTFLVGGQAGQGVKSAAGAASEIIAGLGRETFQLDDYQSLIRGGHSFSVVSSAPDAISSQYGRADLVVALDARSYDEHRGDLAEGGVLVRNSDEVEEGDGIGVPITSAAEEYPRPMLRSGVAAVAVLCSALGKDEGALAETIARIYSKDSENNVAFAKAVYGSVNDDLNGRFELDGDGSARTVLAGSQAVCLGAAAAGLDVYIAYPMTPASPLLHFLSAHDEDLSVVTVHPESEIAVANMALGCAMAGARAMVGTSGGGYALMEEAFSLAGMSESPCLFFLGQRSGPATGVPTYTEQGDLRFAIHAGHGEFARIVASPGDVAEAFRLSAELLDLAWRFQSPAVLLSDKHLSECTATAEIVLDDAAWAEPVMHEGGDYVRYADTKNGVSPLLFPPSGEMIKWTSYEHDERGVTTEEAGMIARMHEKRQRKTEALEEHVRSLHTVNRFGEKGPLIFTYGSTTMSVLEAVRAGSLEARVVQPIYLEPFPSWQLEEFRGEHAVVVEASVGGQFARFLEEKAGLVVDKVIRRYDGRPFDPVELADELGKSSA, from the coding sequence ATGGCAGGACGCGACGTGTTCACGTTTCTCGTAGGGGGTCAGGCGGGCCAGGGCGTCAAGAGCGCCGCCGGCGCGGCCTCCGAGATCATCGCAGGACTCGGGAGGGAGACCTTCCAGCTCGACGACTACCAGAGCCTGATCCGGGGCGGGCACAGCTTCTCGGTCGTCTCCTCGGCGCCCGATGCGATCTCGAGCCAGTACGGACGGGCCGATCTCGTCGTGGCGCTCGATGCCCGGAGCTACGACGAGCACAGGGGCGACCTCGCGGAGGGCGGCGTCCTCGTGAGGAACAGCGACGAGGTCGAGGAGGGTGACGGGATCGGCGTTCCGATCACCTCGGCCGCGGAGGAGTACCCCCGGCCGATGCTCCGTTCAGGCGTGGCGGCCGTCGCCGTGCTCTGTTCGGCTCTCGGCAAGGACGAGGGCGCTCTCGCCGAGACGATCGCCCGCATCTACTCGAAGGACTCGGAGAACAACGTCGCGTTCGCGAAGGCCGTCTACGGATCGGTCAACGACGATCTCAACGGACGGTTCGAGCTCGACGGCGACGGCAGCGCTCGGACGGTCCTCGCAGGCTCGCAGGCCGTCTGCCTCGGCGCCGCGGCGGCCGGTCTCGACGTCTATATCGCCTATCCGATGACTCCGGCGTCGCCCCTTCTGCACTTCCTGTCGGCGCACGACGAGGACCTCTCCGTGGTGACGGTCCATCCCGAGAGCGAGATCGCGGTCGCGAACATGGCCCTGGGTTGTGCGATGGCCGGGGCCCGCGCGATGGTCGGAACGAGCGGCGGCGGCTACGCCCTGATGGAGGAGGCGTTCTCGCTCGCCGGGATGTCGGAGAGCCCCTGCCTCTTCTTCCTCGGGCAGCGCTCGGGCCCCGCGACCGGCGTCCCGACCTACACGGAGCAGGGCGATCTGCGCTTCGCGATCCACGCCGGTCACGGGGAGTTCGCGCGCATCGTTGCGTCGCCCGGTGACGTCGCCGAGGCCTTCCGCCTCTCTGCCGAGCTTCTCGATCTTGCGTGGCGCTTCCAGAGTCCGGCGGTCCTGTTGTCCGACAAGCACCTGTCGGAGTGCACCGCGACCGCCGAGATCGTCCTCGACGACGCCGCGTGGGCCGAGCCCGTGATGCACGAGGGCGGCGACTACGTGCGCTACGCCGACACGAAGAACGGCGTCTCGCCGCTTCTTTTCCCGCCCTCGGGCGAGATGATCAAGTGGACGAGCTACGAGCACGACGAGCGGGGTGTCACGACGGAGGAAGCCGGGATGATCGCCCGGATGCACGAGAAGCGCCAGCGGAAGACCGAGGCGCTCGAGGAACACGTCCGGTCGCTTCATACGGTCAACAGGTTCGGTGAGAAGGGGCCGCTCATTTTCACGTACGGCTCGACGACGATGTCCGTTCTCGAGGCCGTGCGAGCAGGCTCGCTCGAGGCGCGGGTCGTCCAGCCGATCTACCTGGAGCCGTTCCCCTCGTGGCAGCTCGAAGAGTTCCGGGGTGAGCACGCGGTCGTCGTCGAGGCCAGCGTCGGAGGTCAGTTCGCCCGCTTCCTCGAGGAGAAGGCGGGGCTCGTGGTCGACAAGGTCATCAGGCGCTACGACGGCCGTCCGTTCGATCCCGTCGAGCTCGCGGACGAGCTCGGGAAGTCGTCTGCCTGA
- a CDS encoding 2-oxoacid:ferredoxin oxidoreductase subunit beta → MSRQYTTDATITWCPGCGNFGIKTAYGQAVDKLAGRGVPTERLVMTAGIGQHAKMFDYVTTSGFYSLHGRALATAQGIKIGNPELKVVSFVGDGDSLGEGIAHFVFAAKRNSDITVICHNNGVYALTTGQRAPTSPRGFKGPSTPHGNVEEPLNPLVVALESGATFVARGYSGKLEQLADLIVEGVLHEGFAYIDVLQPCVTFNNLFDHYNENTYDLEEPADSFGAALEVARETEKLATGIIYRRKAPSHEAALLGQRVPARDRPTKAARREQVAGLLKSMEIA, encoded by the coding sequence ATGAGCCGGCAGTACACGACCGACGCAACGATCACGTGGTGCCCGGGGTGCGGCAACTTCGGCATCAAGACGGCGTACGGGCAGGCCGTGGACAAGCTCGCCGGGAGGGGCGTTCCGACGGAACGGCTTGTCATGACGGCGGGCATCGGACAGCACGCGAAGATGTTCGACTACGTCACGACGTCGGGGTTCTACTCCCTGCACGGACGGGCGCTCGCGACCGCCCAGGGCATCAAGATCGGCAATCCGGAGCTCAAGGTCGTCTCGTTCGTCGGGGACGGCGACTCGCTCGGCGAGGGGATCGCGCACTTCGTGTTCGCCGCGAAGCGGAACAGCGACATCACGGTCATCTGCCACAACAACGGCGTCTACGCCCTCACGACGGGACAGCGCGCACCGACGAGTCCCCGAGGCTTCAAGGGTCCGTCGACGCCGCACGGGAACGTGGAGGAACCGCTCAACCCGCTGGTCGTGGCGTTGGAGTCGGGCGCGACCTTCGTGGCGAGAGGCTACTCAGGGAAGCTCGAGCAGCTGGCCGACCTCATCGTCGAGGGCGTGCTCCATGAGGGGTTCGCCTACATCGATGTCCTGCAGCCGTGCGTCACGTTCAACAACCTGTTCGACCACTACAACGAGAACACCTACGATCTCGAGGAACCGGCCGACTCGTTCGGCGCGGCTCTCGAGGTCGCCCGCGAGACAGAGAAGCTCGCGACCGGCATCATCTACAGAAGGAAGGCGCCCTCGCACGAGGCCGCCCTTCTCGGTCAACGGGTCCCCGCCAGGGACCGCCCGACGAAGGCCGCCCGTCGTGAGCAGGTCGCAGGGCTGCTGAAGAGCATGGAGATCGCATGA
- a CDS encoding nitroreductase: MSVRERIEERRAYRSLDPVEISDETVHELARCAGLAPSCFNKQPWRYVFARGDALERLKESLNEGNAWATRASMIVAVVSRVDLDCRVRGRDYYLFDTGMATAFLILRATELGLVAHPIAGYDEEKARAVLSIPDDMTVITLVIVGKHADTIHDLLSEQQAEAEPVRPERMPLEAFAFTGAMPDPEKDA; the protein is encoded by the coding sequence ATGAGTGTCCGGGAGCGTATAGAGGAGCGGCGCGCCTACCGCTCGCTCGACCCGGTCGAGATCAGCGATGAGACGGTGCACGAGCTCGCCCGCTGCGCGGGCCTTGCCCCCTCGTGCTTCAACAAGCAGCCGTGGCGATACGTTTTCGCCCGGGGCGACGCGCTCGAACGGCTGAAGGAGTCGCTGAACGAGGGAAACGCCTGGGCGACGCGAGCCTCGATGATCGTCGCCGTGGTGAGCAGGGTCGACCTCGACTGCAGGGTCAGGGGGCGCGACTACTACCTGTTCGACACAGGGATGGCGACGGCCTTCCTCATTCTGCGCGCGACCGAGCTCGGGCTCGTGGCGCACCCGATCGCCGGATACGACGAGGAGAAGGCGAGGGCGGTCCTCTCCATCCCGGATGACATGACCGTCATAACGCTCGTGATCGTGGGGAAGCACGCCGACACGATACACGACCTTCTCTCAGAACAGCAGGCGGAGGCGGAGCCGGTCCGGCCCGAACGGATGCCCCTGGAGGCGTTCGCCTTCACGGGCGCGATGCCCGATCCGGAGAAGGACGCGTGA
- a CDS encoding sodium/solute symporter (Members of the Solute:Sodium Symporter (SSS), TC 2.A.21 as described in tcdb.org, catalyze solute:Na+ symport. Known solutes for members of the family include sugars, amino acids, nucleosides, inositols, vitamins, urea or anions, depending on the system.) produces the protein MSNGLVYGIVMTLYLVLLVVMGLWMGRRTRSAEDFYIGGRQVGPWVTAFSFVAAYFSSVVIVGGGAFGYRFGLSTMWVGAMNVLIGCTLVWIILGRRLWQFTKRLDTMTIPGFIGKRYGARDAEVFSAVIIFAFMIVYNVSVLVGMGRIMEGLMGIEYTTAVLVAGLIILVYVSIGGYLAVVWTSFIQAWIMIFGLLLLFFATLHAVGGLSIATEGLAAIDSGFVETPGVWGWNGLISFALIVSLGVWGMPQLLVRFYSMKNPRVLKLGTVLATLGGAMAVLPYLTGAMSRLLLPALENPDLAIPLLTEQVLPPWGGAIFLAGVMAAGMSTFASVLIIVSGAIVEDLRVGRKVYGGHEKDGPKAARREVMFGRLASLVAGLIALVIAYRPPALILVITAFSWAVIASACLWPVVLGVYWKRATRAGATASMVVGTTVALGWMIAERTSGFGWGVHGFIPGVGSSLVVFVLVSLATKPPERSHVAYVWGESERSGGSGA, from the coding sequence ATGAGTAACGGGCTCGTCTACGGCATCGTCATGACGCTCTACCTCGTGCTCCTTGTCGTCATGGGGCTCTGGATGGGCAGGCGGACGCGGAGCGCAGAGGATTTCTACATCGGCGGGCGGCAGGTGGGCCCATGGGTGACGGCCTTCTCGTTCGTCGCCGCGTATTTCAGCTCGGTCGTCATCGTCGGAGGGGGCGCGTTTGGATACCGCTTCGGTCTCTCGACGATGTGGGTCGGCGCGATGAACGTCCTGATCGGCTGCACTCTGGTCTGGATCATCCTCGGCCGCAGGCTCTGGCAGTTCACCAAGCGCCTCGACACGATGACGATCCCGGGGTTCATCGGCAAGCGCTACGGCGCGCGCGACGCGGAGGTCTTCTCGGCGGTCATCATCTTCGCATTCATGATCGTCTACAACGTGAGCGTCCTCGTCGGGATGGGCCGCATCATGGAAGGACTCATGGGCATCGAGTACACGACCGCCGTGCTCGTTGCCGGGCTCATCATCCTCGTGTACGTCTCGATCGGCGGATACCTGGCCGTCGTGTGGACGAGCTTCATCCAGGCCTGGATCATGATCTTCGGTCTGCTCCTGCTGTTCTTCGCGACACTCCACGCCGTGGGAGGCCTGAGCATCGCCACGGAAGGGCTGGCGGCGATCGACTCCGGCTTCGTCGAAACACCCGGGGTCTGGGGGTGGAACGGCCTCATCTCGTTCGCCCTCATCGTGAGCCTCGGGGTCTGGGGCATGCCGCAGCTCCTCGTCCGCTTCTACTCGATGAAGAACCCGCGGGTCCTCAAACTCGGCACCGTGCTGGCGACGCTCGGCGGAGCGATGGCCGTCCTTCCCTATCTCACCGGCGCGATGAGTCGCCTCCTGCTGCCCGCGCTCGAGAACCCGGACCTGGCCATTCCCCTCCTGACCGAGCAGGTTCTCCCGCCGTGGGGAGGCGCCATTTTCCTCGCGGGCGTCATGGCGGCCGGCATGTCGACCTTCGCATCGGTGCTGATCATCGTGAGTGGGGCGATCGTCGAGGACCTTCGCGTCGGGAGGAAGGTCTACGGCGGCCACGAGAAGGACGGTCCGAAGGCCGCCCGGCGCGAGGTCATGTTCGGGCGGCTCGCGAGCCTCGTGGCCGGTCTCATCGCGCTGGTGATAGCTTACCGCCCGCCCGCGCTCATCCTGGTCATCACCGCGTTCTCGTGGGCCGTCATCGCGTCGGCCTGCCTCTGGCCGGTGGTGCTCGGCGTCTACTGGAAGCGCGCGACGAGGGCCGGCGCGACGGCGTCGATGGTCGTCGGGACCACGGTCGCCCTCGGGTGGATGATCGCTGAGCGGACGTCGGGGTTCGGCTGGGGTGTGCACGGGTTCATCCCGGGTGTCGGTTCGTCGCTCGTCGTCTTCGTACTGGTGAGCCTGGCGACGAAGCCGCCCGAGCGTTCGCACGTGGCGTACGTGTGGGGTGAGAGCGAGAGGAGCGGAGGTTCGGGCGCTTGA
- a CDS encoding histidinol-phosphatase HisJ family protein has product MRRLGRRVRQRGLSWTRPLRRLSGRSYGKLVDYHIHTHLCGHAVGVPVDYVRSARALGLSEIGFSDHMPLLRTRDEHLTMAPEDLPVYVDLVRDIQTSAQELTVRLGIEMDYIPGQMDEIHAEAEPFGFDYVIGSVHSLGGWDLSDSRYLSSWKGKDPDEVFPRYFEAFVEAVEEGGFDFMAHPDLVKKHGILPRRPMTRWYELAAGALAANDVAIEINTSGIRKRIGEPYPTLAFLAACVEAGVAVTLGSDAHAPGQVGMDFDVALRLLRRAGITEIATFDGRRRGSRVLP; this is encoded by the coding sequence ATGCGCAGGCTGGGCCGCAGGGTGAGACAGCGCGGACTCTCGTGGACGCGGCCCCTCAGAAGATTGAGCGGGCGCAGCTACGGGAAGCTCGTCGACTACCACATTCATACCCACCTGTGCGGGCACGCGGTCGGCGTGCCGGTCGATTACGTCCGGTCCGCCCGCGCGCTCGGTCTCTCCGAGATCGGGTTCTCCGACCACATGCCACTCCTCAGAACGCGCGACGAGCATCTGACGATGGCCCCCGAGGATCTGCCGGTCTACGTTGATCTCGTACGCGACATCCAGACCTCGGCCCAGGAACTCACGGTGCGTCTCGGCATCGAGATGGACTACATCCCCGGGCAGATGGACGAGATCCATGCAGAGGCCGAGCCGTTCGGCTTCGATTACGTCATCGGCTCGGTCCACTCGCTGGGCGGGTGGGACCTGAGCGACAGCCGCTACCTGAGCTCCTGGAAGGGGAAGGACCCGGACGAGGTCTTCCCGAGATACTTCGAGGCCTTCGTCGAGGCCGTCGAGGAGGGCGGCTTCGACTTCATGGCGCATCCCGACCTTGTGAAGAAGCACGGCATCCTCCCGAGACGGCCGATGACGCGGTGGTACGAGCTTGCGGCGGGTGCGCTGGCCGCCAACGACGTCGCCATCGAGATCAACACCTCCGGCATCAGGAAGCGGATCGGCGAACCGTACCCGACCCTTGCCTTCCTCGCCGCCTGCGTGGAGGCCGGCGTGGCCGTCACGCTCGGATCCGACGCACACGCTCCGGGGCAGGTCGGCATGGACTTCGATGTCGCGCTCAGGCTCCTGAGAAGGGCCGGGATCACGGAGATCGCGACGTTCGACGGTCGGCGGCGCGGTTCGCGCGTCCTTCCTTGA
- a CDS encoding Tol-Pal system subunit TolQ has translation MDTGFLTSVQQSGLVGQIIIVALFAVSVYSWAVIFYKGASLKRALRRSEEFLARFREDPDAMISHYADRQRFTPSPFASVFEGGLDELALLMRRGRAEAGRTLTMAEIDSVERSLERAIAEEVIELRRNLIALATTAGGAPFVGLFGTVWGIMKAFAAMSVTGSASISSVAPGVSAALTTTVAGLAVAIPALVGYNYLMNRVRHLTIRMENFSSEFLSVVERNFGSS, from the coding sequence GTGGACACCGGATTCCTCACCAGCGTACAGCAGTCCGGCCTTGTCGGGCAGATCATCATCGTCGCGCTCTTCGCGGTGTCGGTCTACTCCTGGGCCGTCATCTTCTATAAGGGCGCGTCGCTCAAGCGGGCGCTCAGGCGCTCGGAGGAGTTTCTTGCGAGGTTCCGCGAGGACCCGGACGCGATGATCAGCCACTACGCGGACCGCCAGCGCTTCACCCCTTCGCCGTTCGCCTCCGTCTTCGAGGGCGGCCTCGACGAACTCGCGCTCCTCATGCGGCGCGGGAGAGCGGAAGCGGGGAGGACGCTGACGATGGCTGAGATCGACAGTGTAGAGCGCAGCCTCGAGCGCGCCATCGCCGAGGAGGTCATCGAGCTCAGACGGAATCTCATCGCGCTGGCGACCACCGCGGGCGGCGCCCCGTTCGTCGGGCTCTTCGGCACGGTGTGGGGTATCATGAAGGCCTTCGCCGCGATGTCGGTCACGGGCTCGGCGAGCATCTCGAGCGTGGCACCCGGCGTGTCGGCGGCGCTCACGACGACGGTCGCCGGCCTCGCGGTGGCGATACCCGCTCTCGTCGGTTACAACTATCTCATGAACCGTGTGCGGCATCTGACCATCCGGATGGAGAACTTCTCATCGGAGTTCCTTTCGGTCGTGGAACGGAACTTCGGATCGAGCTGA
- a CDS encoding protein TolR, which produces MPRRRKRQFDLELVSDINVTSLVDVMMTLLIIFIIVAPMIEQGIDVTLPSADPKRIDVSEVVSVLVTENERVYLEGQRVTLEELEDRLSSIHAARPETPVLVKADTDLVYGRVIDVLNAVRGAGITRLAMATKPRE; this is translated from the coding sequence ATGCCGAGACGGCGGAAGCGCCAGTTCGATCTAGAACTTGTGAGCGACATCAACGTGACGTCGCTGGTCGACGTCATGATGACGCTGCTCATCATCTTCATCATCGTCGCCCCGATGATCGAACAGGGCATCGACGTGACGCTTCCGAGCGCCGACCCGAAGCGGATCGACGTCAGCGAGGTGGTCTCGGTGCTCGTGACGGAGAACGAGCGCGTCTATCTCGAGGGTCAGCGCGTGACGCTCGAGGAGCTCGAGGACAGACTCTCCAGCATACACGCCGCACGACCCGAGACGCCGGTGCTCGTCAAGGCGGACACCGATCTGGTCTACGGACGCGTGATCGACGTGCTGAACGCGGTCCGGGGGGCGGGCATCACAAGGCTGGCGATGGCGACGAAGCCGAGGGAGTGA
- a CDS encoding TonB family protein, with translation MTRVIVISAIVHVVLVVLLPFAPRLTRAPEPAYDVYSVELVEVVESAPAPAVEQTVEPPPEEEPVVEEEAPSEEPEIPEEPVRRSRRIVTTPPPRQERSLAERLADRLGDDEEREPAAASAEEPVPEQTPTASTTVSASRFPYAWYLSIVQGKVKSNWRQPGGLLFGERELKAVVSFRIRRDGTVGPVTVRRSSGRATLDQSAARAVQASTPFPPLPDDYREDHLDVTIDFAVTRNN, from the coding sequence ATGACGCGCGTTATCGTGATATCGGCCATCGTGCACGTCGTCCTCGTGGTGCTTCTGCCGTTCGCCCCGAGACTGACGCGCGCCCCCGAGCCGGCCTACGACGTTTACTCGGTCGAGCTCGTCGAGGTCGTAGAATCCGCGCCGGCGCCGGCGGTCGAGCAGACGGTAGAGCCGCCTCCGGAGGAGGAGCCCGTCGTCGAGGAGGAGGCCCCGTCCGAGGAGCCGGAGATCCCGGAGGAGCCGGTACGGCGGTCGCGGCGCATCGTCACGACGCCTCCGCCGCGGCAGGAGCGGAGCCTGGCCGAACGACTGGCCGACCGGCTCGGCGACGACGAGGAGAGGGAGCCTGCAGCTGCATCTGCCGAGGAGCCCGTGCCGGAGCAGACGCCTACGGCGAGCACCACCGTCTCGGCCTCGCGTTTCCCGTATGCCTGGTACCTGTCGATCGTGCAGGGGAAGGTGAAGTCGAACTGGAGGCAGCCGGGGGGTCTTCTTTTCGGGGAGCGAGAGCTCAAGGCTGTGGTATCTTTCAGGATACGCCGGGACGGGACCGTCGGTCCCGTCACCGTGCGACGCTCGTCCGGAAGAGCGACGCTCGATCAGTCGGCGGCCAGGGCCGTCCAGGCATCAACGCCTTTCCCTCCGCTTCCGGACGACTACCGCGAGGATCATCTCGACGTGACGATCGACTTCGCGGTCACAAGGAACAACTAG
- the tolB gene encoding Tol-Pal system beta propeller repeat protein TolB, whose translation MPATDRGLRKEERVTNAFGGRTTRGAARTSLAAALLLLLTPAALWAPEVRLSVQKGFGEKVVIALPLFTGEGRGGIDPAGVRDVLGFDLANSGYFSLVENTEFVDDVESDDRATGDIDFPEWVAIGAEVLVKGSIDVGLTEFRVEASVYDLARGQPIFGRRYTGEPDRWRRAVHRLSDDIVRQLTGEPGVASTQIAYVSNETGTKVIYVMDYDGANQRRVTRDGTLSIYPDWFPGGEAVICTRFRGKRQETYRADVSSGALDVVTSFPGLNAFPAVSPDGDEIALSLSRDGNTEIYRVRADGTSPRRLTFGRSTESSPRWSPDGRRIVFVSDRAGTPQLYTMSANGGSPDRLTYRGSYNTSPDWSPKGDLVAYTSRVEGVFQICTVDVETKEVVRITAGPGHKEDPSWGPDGRHVVYSMTSGGSADLYMIDIYDLEPVKLTSGTSDYSSPAWSGRLE comes from the coding sequence GTGCCCGCGACGGACCGTGGACTGCGAAAGGAAGAACGCGTGACCAACGCATTCGGAGGACGCACGACACGAGGCGCGGCAAGGACCTCTCTCGCAGCGGCGCTGCTCCTCCTTCTCACCCCGGCGGCCCTCTGGGCCCCCGAGGTCAGACTGAGCGTCCAGAAGGGATTCGGCGAGAAGGTCGTCATCGCGCTCCCGCTGTTCACGGGAGAGGGGCGGGGCGGCATCGACCCGGCAGGGGTCCGGGACGTCCTCGGCTTCGACCTGGCGAACTCCGGCTACTTCAGCCTCGTCGAGAACACTGAGTTCGTCGACGATGTCGAGAGCGACGACCGCGCCACGGGCGACATCGACTTTCCGGAGTGGGTAGCGATCGGTGCCGAGGTTCTCGTCAAGGGGAGCATCGACGTCGGACTCACAGAGTTCCGGGTCGAGGCGTCGGTCTACGATCTCGCCCGGGGACAGCCTATCTTCGGCCGCCGCTATACGGGGGAGCCGGATCGGTGGCGTCGGGCCGTCCACAGACTCTCGGACGACATCGTCCGCCAGCTGACCGGAGAGCCGGGCGTGGCGTCGACGCAGATCGCCTACGTATCCAACGAGACGGGGACGAAGGTGATCTACGTGATGGACTACGACGGCGCCAACCAGCGGCGAGTGACGCGCGACGGAACACTGTCTATCTACCCGGACTGGTTCCCCGGGGGGGAGGCCGTCATCTGCACGCGGTTTCGCGGCAAGCGGCAGGAGACCTATCGCGCGGACGTGTCGAGCGGCGCGCTCGATGTCGTGACGTCGTTCCCGGGGCTCAACGCCTTCCCGGCGGTCTCGCCCGACGGAGATGAGATCGCCCTCTCGCTGTCGCGAGACGGCAACACCGAGATCTACCGGGTCCGTGCCGACGGAACGAGCCCGAGGCGTCTGACCTTCGGCCGGAGTACCGAGTCGTCCCCGCGGTGGTCGCCCGACGGGAGACGCATCGTGTTCGTTTCGGACCGGGCGGGAACGCCGCAGCTCTACACGATGAGCGCCAACGGCGGCAGTCCCGACCGCCTGACGTATCGTGGTTCGTACAACACGTCGCCCGACTGGTCGCCGAAGGGCGACCTCGTAGCGTACACGTCGAGGGTGGAGGGGGTGTTCCAGATCTGCACGGTCGACGTTGAGACCAAGGAGGTCGTCAGGATCACGGCGGGCCCCGGGCACAAGGAGGACCCGTCGTGGGGTCCGGACGGGCGGCATGTCGTCTACAGCATGACGTCCGGCGGGAGCGCGGATCTCTACATGATCGACATCTATGATCTTGAACCGGTGAAGCTCACGAGTGGAACGAGTGACTATTCGAGTCCGGCGTGGTCGGGCAGGCTTGAGTAA